GCATTCAGTGCCGCAAATACTACGGACCCAGCCAACTCGGGGAGGCGCCGCGCTGCCCGGCGTTGACCGGTTGCTGAATCAACTCCGTCCCCTGAAGCATTAGGACGTTCCGGCTGGTTTCTCGGACCCCCTCTGTTCGGCTTCCTTGGGCGGGTACGAACCTTCCTGTTGAAGTTCTGGCTCGACCACATTCTTCCAGCATTCCGGACAAATCCCGTGACTGAACCGCGCGTTGCTATGGGTGGCAATGTAGGTCTCAACACGTTGCCAGTAGTTGCGGTCATCGCGGACCTTCATGCAGTAGGCGCAGATGGGTAACAGGCCTTTGAGGGTTTTCACCTGGCTGAGGGCCTCTTCCAATTCGCGGACTCGATCGGCCAATCCTTGCTGCAACTCGACAATACGTTCCCCGACCCGCAAGCGGGAATGCAGTTCAGCTCGGTCGAAGGGTTTGGTGACGTAATCGTCCGCTCCGCTCTCCAACCCGGTGACGATGTCCTGAGCGTTGCCCTTCGCCGTGAGCAAGATGATGTAGGTGGGTACTGCCCGATTGAGTGCCCGGACCCGGCGGCAGACTTCCGGCCCTCCCAGACCTGGCATCATCCAATCGAGGATAGCCAGGCGCGGGGAGTTTTCCTGCTTGAGCATTTCCCAAGCCGCCAAGCCATCGCGGGCCACTTCCACGGCATAGCCCCACTGACGCAGCGTCGCCTCCAGCACACGGGCGGACACGGCATCGTCATCGGCGATGAGCACCCGTTGCGGTTCTTTACGC
This Thermogemmata fonticola DNA region includes the following protein-coding sequences:
- a CDS encoding response regulator transcription factor, translated to MTHSASLGQQDPPPAKDYVVNEPAQPLAAIQKIVGRKEPQRVLIADDDAVSARVLEATLRQWGYAVEVARDGLAAWEMLKQENSPRLAILDWMMPGLGGPEVCRRVRALNRAVPTYIILLTAKGNAQDIVTGLESGADDYVTKPFDRAELHSRLRVGERIVELQQGLADRVRELEEALSQVKTLKGLLPICAYCMKVRDDRNYWQRVETYIATHSNARFSHGICPECWKNVVEPELQQEGSYPPKEAEQRGSEKPAGTS